From a single Thermothielavioides terrestris NRRL 8126 chromosome 3, complete sequence genomic region:
- a CDS encoding uncharacterized protein (CAZy_ID 269694) translates to MTTIPNDNNIPTAITARTGEAASTSGRFTYYNPGLGACGYTNTDSDYVVALSHADFDPSTPNGNPNENPLCGKKLRAAYNGKTVDVTVVDRCVACNSGDLDLSPAAFSALADLSVGVLQGTWNWL, encoded by the coding sequence ATGACCACCATCCCGAACGATAACAACATCCCCACCGCCATTACCGCTCGCACCGGCGAggccgccagcacctcggGCAGGTTCACCTACTACAACCCGGGCCTTGGCGCGTGCGGCTACACCAACACGGACTCAGACTACGTCGTGGCGCTCAGCCACGCTGACTTCGACCCATCCACCCCCAACGGCAACCCGAACGAGAACCCGCTGTGCGGCAAGAAGCTGCGGGCGGCCTACAACGGCAAGACCGTCGACGTCACCGTCGTCGACCGCTGCGTCGCTTGCAACTCGGGCGACCTCGACCTGAGCCctgccgccttctcggctCTGGCCGATTTGAGCGTTGGCGTGCTCCAGGGCACGTGGAACTGGCTCTGA